A portion of the Cryptomeria japonica chromosome 5, Sugi_1.0, whole genome shotgun sequence genome contains these proteins:
- the LOC131067728 gene encoding wall-associated receptor kinase 2 — translation MLMQTQMHRGVLVRFVICFCLVSFTAAKCDPEMCGSMKMSYPFWINNDACGYPGFQITCEDKDIGIPWLAPFLYGTGVGNAYPYDTILEIDYTGYLVINSFNIYAASCEANSSGASYYDLPSDGPFTISNSSRFLVVGCNAFGTYSFGGLGEVGCVSKCDSQNDRPYCRYGCCEISLPNDRQSINFTGGGLFLLLDSATNKSYNECGFSTIFDPSTFKILGNNSNLFFGKGRQASYGLRLNWGIGLENCSMAKETANYSCSSKAECIDSPSGKGYVCRCLPGYEGNGYFNGTDCTDINECTDKKPNMCVGAEGGGICLNSVGSYSCSCAKGYVGDGFRNGTRCMYTSSNRAVFPAIIGSVSSFVVVCLGASIVV, via the exons ATGTTGATGCAAACGCAGATGCATCGTGGAGTTTTGGTTCGCTTTGTAATTTGTTTCTGTTTGGTGAGCTTTACTGCTGCAAAATGTGATCCTGAAATGTGTGGGTCAATGAAGATGAGTTACCCTTTCTGGATTAACAATGATGCTTGTGGATACCCTGGTTTTCAGATCACTTGCGAGGACAAAGATATTGGTATACCCTGGTTGGCTCCCTTCCTTTATGGAACCGGTGTTGGAAATGCTTATCCCTATGACACTATTCTGGAGATCGATTATACGGGTTAccttgtcataaactcttttaacATCTATGCCGCATCGTGTGAAGCAAATAGCAGTGGAGCAAGCTACTATGATCTACCTTCAGATGGACCTTTCACTATTTCAAACTCCAGTAGGTTCCTTGTTGTTGGCTGCAATGCATTCGGTACCTACAGTTTTGGGGGTTTGGGAGAGGTGGGCTGCGTATCAAAATGTGACTCTCAAAATGATCGACCATACTGCCGCTACGGTTGTTGCGAAATTAGCCTTCCAAATGATCGGCAGTCGATAAATTTCACTGGCGGAGGTCTGTTTCTTTTGCTCGATTCTGCTACCAACAAATCTTATAACGAGTGTGGTTTCTCCACCATATTCGACCCCTCCACCTTCAAGATTCTCGGCAACAACTCCAATCTATTTTTTGGAAAAGGAAGGCAGGCTTCTTATGGTCTACGCCTTAACTGGGGGATCGGCCTTGAGAATTGTTCCATGGCTAAAGAAACCGCCAATTATTCTTGCTCTTCCAAAGCTGAATGCATTGACTCCCCTTCCGGAAAAGGATATGTATGCAGATGTCTTCCTGGATATGAAGGAAATGGTTACTTCAACGGCACAGATTGTACAG ACATAAATGAGTGCACTGATAAGAAGCCGAATATGTGCGTTGGAGCAGAGGGAGGAGGAATATGCCTGAATTCAGTAGGTTCTTACAGCTGTTCGTGTGCAAAGGGCTATGTAGGAGATGGCTTTCGAAATGGGACAAGATGCATGTACACAAGTTCAAATCGTGCCGTGTTTCCTGCCATCATAG GATCTGTCTCTTCGTTTGTGGTTGTCTGTTTAGGAGCATCTATTGTGGTTTGA
- the LOC131067737 gene encoding wall-associated receptor kinase-like 20, whose product MFSAKELARASNNYSNEMVLGSGGFGTVFKGILLDGTLVAIKKSKQASNLEDDDEFLNEVSILSQINHRNIVKLLGCCIHTKFPLLVSEFVPNGTLFEHLHSEESSLPWSSRLQIAIQTAEALAYLHSGASQPIFHRDVKSSNILLNERLSPKLADFGISRLISASNKTHLTTNIMGTRGYLDPDFFQTYQLTEKSDVYSFGVVLVELLTSLEPISIERVSDEWNLSNLFLSRFNDNRLTEILDSKVLEEKNLQQMKDMGRLARECLHLERRKRPLMKEVVEELFWIRGGTRKTKFHDSVNCDSAIFEQTTISRKAPQTSYEFRSYTFPSAVGSPSEKRFTALIEMSTLPQQVDF is encoded by the coding sequence ATGTTTTCTGCCAAAGAATTGGCAAGAGCTTCTAATAATTATTCAAATGAAATGGTGTTGGGAAGTGGCGGCTTCGGAACTGTGTTTAAAGGCATTCTATTGGATGGTACTCTCGTGGCCATTAAAAAATCCAAGCAAGCATCGAATCTAGAGGATGACGATGAGTTTCTTAACGAAGTTTCAATTCTCTCCCAAATAAATCACAGAAACATAGTGAAATTGTTAGGCTGCTGCATCCATACTAAATTTCCATTGTTGGTATCTGAATTCGTTCCAAATGGAACTCTGTTTGAACATTTACACTCGGAGGAGAGTTCTTTGCCATGGTCTTCACGTCTGCAGATTGCAATCCAGACAGCAGAGGCTTTGGCATATCTACATTCTGGAGCATCGCAACCCATTTTCCACCGGGATGTAAAATCATCTAATATTCTTCTGAATGAGAGGCTCTCTCCCAAACTTGCAGACTTCGGGATTTCTCGTCTCATCTCTGCTTCCAATAAGACACATCTCACCACTAATATAATGGGCACAAGAGGTTACTTGGATCCTGATTTCTTTCAAACATATCAACTCACTGAGAAAAGCGATGTATACAGTTTTGGTGTAGTTCTGGTTGAGCTTTTAACATCTCTGGAACCCATCTCCATAGAAAGAGTCAGTGACGAGTGGAATTTATCTAATCTTTTCCTATCCAGATTTAATGACAACCGCCTCACAGAAATCTTGGACAGCAAAGTATTGGAGGAGAAAAACCTCCAGCAGATGAAAGATATGGGAAGGTTAGCAAGAGAATGCCTTCATTTGGAAAGGAGGAAAAGGCCATTGATGAAAGAGGTTGTCGAGGAACTTTTCTGGATTAGAGGTGGGACAAGAAAAACAAAATTCCATGACAGTGTAAACTGTGACAGTGCTATATTTGAGCAGACAACAATTTCCAGAAAAGCACCACAAACTTCATATGAATTCAGGAGTTACACTTTTCCATCTGCAGTTGGGAGTCCGTCGGAGAAACGATTCACTGCACTGATTGAGATGTCGACCCTGCCTCAACAGGTTGACTTCTAA
- the LOC131067948 gene encoding wall-associated receptor kinase 2-like, whose protein sequence is MILQSSDAFKILGNKSNVYWGRSSEVSYGLRLNLGIGLHNCSCSSNAECIESPSGKGHVCRCLPRYEGNGYLNGTDYTDIEECSDKKLNMCVGEDGGGSVSSFVGACLGASFVVWWLKKCHLKVVEAKYFQQLQQHITYRVGRESLRMFSAKELAGASKKWCWEVAASELCLKPKQALNLEGEQRFLSWASRRASKKWCWEVVASELCLKPKQALNLEGEREFLNEIIILSQINHKNVVKLLGCCIQTKFPLLVSEFVHNGTLFEHLHSKEGFLSWASRLQIVIETAEALAYLHSGVSQTIFHRDVKSSNILLNERLSPKLVDFGISRLMSLLTI, encoded by the exons ATGATCTTACAATCAAGCGATGCCTTCAAGATCCTCGGCAATAAATCAAACGTTTATTGGGGAAGGAGCAGTGAAGTTTCTTATGGTCTCCGCCTTAACTTGGGTATCGGCCTTCACAATTGTTCTTGCTCCAGTAACGCAGAATGCATAGAATCCCCTTCAGGAAAAGGACACGTATGTAGATGCCTTCCTCGATATGAAGGAAATGGTTACTTGAATGGCACAGATTATACAG ACATAGAGGAGTGCAGTGATAAAAAGTTGAATATGTGTGTTGGAGAAGATGGAGGAG GATCCGTCTCTTCGTTTGTAGGTGCCTGTTTGGGAGCGTCTTTTGTGGTTTGGTGGCTAAAGAAATGCCACTTGAAAGTTGTGGAGGCCAAATATTTTCAGCAGCTGCAGCAGCACATCACTTATAGAGTGGGTAGAGAAAGCCTGAGAATGTTTTCTGCCAAAGAATTGGCAGGAGCTTCTAAGAAATGGTGTTGGGAAGTGGCAGCTTCGGAGTTGTGTTTAAAGCCCAAACAAGCTTTGAATCTAGAGGGTGAAC AGAGGTTTTTGTCATGGGCTTCACGTCGAGCTTCTAAGAAATGGTGTTGGGAAGTGGTGGCTTCGGAGTTGTGTTTAAAGCCCAAACAAGCTTTGAATCTAGAGGGTGAACGTGAGTTCCTTAATGAAATTATAATTCTCTCCCAAATAAATCACAAAAACGTAGTGAAATTGTTAGGGTGCTGCATCCAAACCAAATTTCCATTGCTGGTATCTGAATTCGTTCACAATGGAACACTATTTGAACATTTACACTCTAAAGAGGGGTTTTTGTCATGGGCTTCACGTCTCCAGATTGTGATTGAGACAGCGGAGGCTTTGGCATACCTACACTCTGGAGTATCTCAAACCATTTTCCACCGGGATGTAAAATCATCTAATATTCTTTTGAATGAGAGACTCTCTCCCAAACTTGTAGACTTTGGGATTTCTCGTCTCATGTCTCTACTTACAATATAA